A region from the Andrena cerasifolii isolate SP2316 chromosome 9, iyAndCera1_principal, whole genome shotgun sequence genome encodes:
- the LOC143373480 gene encoding uncharacterized protein LOC143373480 isoform X1 has protein sequence MFKRLSKSRRHSADDVALSLSSPTTLDEPPGTSTPRDNCQGISPAALLRVSRTKYSRRSCGDASAMQALLAPKQEQEQDVAEADYQMVTAVPAFIVEHEPEKQRGTTATVSGSSFGVWGRRMSKKIDSFRRAGSRETICSISERPDSGGNNNNVPSKMDKSLPDTKLDSKAEKRVPGTFQRSPSPFKSFFIRMGSTGMLNSARGNRRSQNNDDRLKTCEKENLFRSCSTSQLNTSPTYVKGDDPSEGIDLQISSRKDKTVSCDDLAGRQNDDVFDDHISEASASLYPLGNPSMTSFSSCDFRQSRNESPMRKSSSCDFKEAKKSSFPYAFLRSKLSVLPEERHSTFASKDERLFKTASEEHFPALKIEDTYTGTTTLGRRRVRNGGLARGGGNKCQEPSTPKSGRNSYTEFRRSSSRCEQDRYSLNPGHLERIEDNFQQEDNGCYSSYDSSPMSLRGNNSVQHPDASQDRVDFAGRMNESRFSETSSLNVDLDMVATLRNHRRNSAPSGEQRLSSHYVSSNESGYDSDGPRGESAAASENEGVSLKCTDSSDTSSVVDSELEKPIRSSTPSECQEQEASHEPRTRKNSETETARSGNHELNDGIDGLRWHQSNSGRMLPSIHQTYDDAAMNSQFPVCGNGMTALQNSTKSVDISPHRMRLQQDKTRFLSDIIQPPKRVRRCRVVQLHKRDPKENLGIRLAQQRLGELRYIVVQLESDGIAHRDGRLRLGDEIVEVEGKELRTLESLEEVQDFLKSFTGNRIRLITAYEETVPQVYVSPPTLPGEFEYLENAKNLSNLSLIDGQTKQGAQSEKTGAATEESIQSTKRPDFLPLSCLSKERKGAESSLESTAETQHYLTRHIAKFEKGYGKPSLGFSVVGGRDSPRGEMGIFVRRVFPGGQADVSKSLFQGDEIVSLNGKVLRGYTHQEVIELFKAVREGPVELEITRRHRYPKNVQKSAPC, from the exons ATGTTCAAGCGGCTGTCGAAGTCGAGGCGCCACAGCGCCGACGACGTCGCTCTCTCGTTGTCGAGCCCGACGACCCTGGACGAGCCACCGGGGACGTCGACGCCCCGGGATAACTGCCAAGGTATCAGCCCAGCCGCTCTGCTGAGGGTCTCGAGGACGAAGTACTCCAGGAGAAGCTGCGGGGACGCGAGCGCCATGCAGGCGTTGCTCGCCCCGAAGCAGGAGCAGGAGCAGGACGTCGCAGAGGCCGATTATCAAATGGTCACCGCCGTGCCCGCGTTCATCGTCGAACACGAGCCCGAGAAACAGCGAG GCACTACTGCCACTGTTTCAGGCTCCAGTTTCGGAGTTTGGGGGCGCAGGATGAGCAAGAAGATAGACTCGTTCCGTCGGGCTGGTTCCCGCGAAACGATCTGCTCCATTTCCGAGAGGCCCGACAGCGGGGGCAACAACAACAATGTCCCATCGAAAATGGACAAATCACTGCCAGACACGAAGCTGGACTCTAAAGCGGAAAAGAGAGTACCGGGAACGTTTCAAAGGTCACCGTCCCCCTTCAAGTCCTTCTTCATCCGTATGGGTTCCACGGGGATGTTAAATTCGGCGAGGGGCAACAGGCGTTCGCAAAACAACGACGATAGACTGAAGACATGCGAAAAAGAAAATCTGTTCAGAAGCTGCAGCACCAGCCAGCTGAACACCAGCCCGACCTACGTAAAGGGCGACGATCCGTCCGAAGGAATCGATCTTCAGATCTCCAGTCGCAAGGACAAGACAGTGTCCTGCGACGATCTAGCCGGTCGTCAGAACGACGATGTATTCGACGACCATATTAGCGAGGCGTCCGCATCATTGTACCCCCTGGGGAACCCTTCGATGACGAGCTTCAGTTCCTGCGACTTCAGGCAGTCGCGAAACGAATCCCCGATGAGGAAGAGCAGCAGCTGCGACTTCAAGGAGGCAAAGAAGTCCAGCTTCCCATACGCGTTCCTCAGATCGAAACTCTCCGTCCTACCGGAGGAACGTCACAGCACGTTCGCGTCCAAGGACGAGCGACTGTTCAAGACCGCCTCCGAGGAGCACTTCCCCGCGCTGAAGATAGAGGACACGTACACCGGCACGACCACGCTGGGACGACGGCGTGTCAGGAACGGCGGCCTAGCTAGAGGCGGAGGGAACAAGTGTCAGGAGCCCTCCACCCCGAAGTCTGGCCGGAACTCGTACACGGAGTTCCGCAGGAGCTCGAGCAGGTGCGAGCAGGACAGGTACAGCTTAAACCCTGGTCACCTGGAGAGGATCGAGGACAACTTCCAGCAGGAGGACAATGGATGCTACAGCTCGTACGACAGCAGCCCTATGTCGCTAAGAGGGAACAACAGTGTTCAGCATCCTGACGCCAGCCAGGATAGAGTGGACTTTGCGGGAAGGATGAACGAGTCCAGGTTCTCAGAGACGTCTTCGTTGAACGTGGACCTCGACATGGTGGCCACGCTGAGGAACCACAGAAGGAACTCTGCGCCCAGTGGCGAGCAGAGGCTCTCCTCCCATTACGTGAGCTCGAACGAGTCGGGGTACGATAGTGACGGGCCCAGGGGGGAGTCTGCTGCTGCTTCGGAGAACGAGGGTGTGAGTTTAAAGTGCACGGACAGCTCGGATACCAGCAGCGTGGTGGATTCTGAGCTAGAGAAGCCCATCAGGAGTTCCACTCCTAGCGAGTGCCAGGAACAGGAGGCCAGCCACGAGCCCAGGACGAGGAAGAACTCTGAAACGGAGACCGCCAGATCTGGGAATCATGAACTGAACGATGGAATTGACGGGCTCAGGTGGCACCAGAGTAACTCTGGCAGAATGCTGCCCAGTATCCATCAAACGTACGACGATGCAGCGATGAACTCCCAGTTCCCAGTCTGTGGGAACGGAATGACCGCTCTGCAGAACTCTACCAAGTCCGTGGATATCTCGCCGCATCGTATGAGACTACAACAGGACAAGACGCGGTTCCTCAGCGATATTATTCAGCCACCGAAGAGGGTCAGGCGGTGCCGGGTGGTGCAGCTTCATAAGAGGGACCCTAAGGAGAACTTGGGTATTCGACTGGCGCAACAACGCTTGGGGGAGCTTCGGTATATCGTTGTGCAGTTGGAGAGCGATGGGATAGCTCACAG AGACGGCAGGCTGAGGCTCGGCGACGAGATCGTGGAGGTAGAGGGCAAGGAGCTGAGGACACTGGAGAGCCTGGAGGAGGTGCAGGACTTTCTGAAATCCTTCACGGGTAACAGGATACGTTTAATTACCGCCTACGAGGAAACTGTGCCGCAGGTGTACGTCAGCCCGCCGACATTACCTGGGGAGTTCGAGTACCTGGAGAACGCCAAGAACCTTTCGAACCTGTCGTTGATCGACGGTCAAACGAAGCAGGGCGCTCAGTCGGAGAAAACCGGCGCGGCCACCGAGGAAAGTATACAGTCGACGAAGAGGCCTGACTTTCTGCCGCTTTCCTGCTTGTCCAAGGAACGAAAGGGCGCAGAAAGCAGCCTGGAATCGACGGCGGAGACGCAGCATTACCTAACGAGGCACATCGCCAAATTCGAGAAGGGCTACGGGAAGCCCAGCCTTGGCTTCAGTGTCGTGGGTGGCAGGGACAGTCCTCGGGGTGAGATGGGGATTTTCGTCAGGAGAGTCTTCCCTGGTGGCCAGGCTGACGTCTCGAAGTCGCTGTTCCAAG GTGACGAGATAGTAAGTTTGAACGGAAAGGTTCTGCGTGGCTATACACATCAAGAAGTTATCGAACTATTTAAAGCCGTAAGAGAAGGACCTGTTGAGCTAGAAATTACAAGGAGACACag GTACCCGAAAAACGTACAAAAATCCGCGCCATGTTGA
- the LOC143373480 gene encoding uncharacterized protein LOC143373480 isoform X2, with amino-acid sequence MFKRLSKSRRHSADDVALSLSSPTTLDEPPGTSTPRDNCQGISPAALLRVSRTKYSRRSCGDASAMQALLAPKQEQEQDVAEADYQMVTAVPAFIVEHEPEKQRGSSFGVWGRRMSKKIDSFRRAGSRETICSISERPDSGGNNNNVPSKMDKSLPDTKLDSKAEKRVPGTFQRSPSPFKSFFIRMGSTGMLNSARGNRRSQNNDDRLKTCEKENLFRSCSTSQLNTSPTYVKGDDPSEGIDLQISSRKDKTVSCDDLAGRQNDDVFDDHISEASASLYPLGNPSMTSFSSCDFRQSRNESPMRKSSSCDFKEAKKSSFPYAFLRSKLSVLPEERHSTFASKDERLFKTASEEHFPALKIEDTYTGTTTLGRRRVRNGGLARGGGNKCQEPSTPKSGRNSYTEFRRSSSRCEQDRYSLNPGHLERIEDNFQQEDNGCYSSYDSSPMSLRGNNSVQHPDASQDRVDFAGRMNESRFSETSSLNVDLDMVATLRNHRRNSAPSGEQRLSSHYVSSNESGYDSDGPRGESAAASENEGVSLKCTDSSDTSSVVDSELEKPIRSSTPSECQEQEASHEPRTRKNSETETARSGNHELNDGIDGLRWHQSNSGRMLPSIHQTYDDAAMNSQFPVCGNGMTALQNSTKSVDISPHRMRLQQDKTRFLSDIIQPPKRVRRCRVVQLHKRDPKENLGIRLAQQRLGELRYIVVQLESDGIAHRDGRLRLGDEIVEVEGKELRTLESLEEVQDFLKSFTGNRIRLITAYEETVPQVYVSPPTLPGEFEYLENAKNLSNLSLIDGQTKQGAQSEKTGAATEESIQSTKRPDFLPLSCLSKERKGAESSLESTAETQHYLTRHIAKFEKGYGKPSLGFSVVGGRDSPRGEMGIFVRRVFPGGQADVSKSLFQGDEIVSLNGKVLRGYTHQEVIELFKAVREGPVELEITRRHRYPKNVQKSAPC; translated from the exons ATGTTCAAGCGGCTGTCGAAGTCGAGGCGCCACAGCGCCGACGACGTCGCTCTCTCGTTGTCGAGCCCGACGACCCTGGACGAGCCACCGGGGACGTCGACGCCCCGGGATAACTGCCAAGGTATCAGCCCAGCCGCTCTGCTGAGGGTCTCGAGGACGAAGTACTCCAGGAGAAGCTGCGGGGACGCGAGCGCCATGCAGGCGTTGCTCGCCCCGAAGCAGGAGCAGGAGCAGGACGTCGCAGAGGCCGATTATCAAATGGTCACCGCCGTGCCCGCGTTCATCGTCGAACACGAGCCCGAGAAACAGCGAG GCTCCAGTTTCGGAGTTTGGGGGCGCAGGATGAGCAAGAAGATAGACTCGTTCCGTCGGGCTGGTTCCCGCGAAACGATCTGCTCCATTTCCGAGAGGCCCGACAGCGGGGGCAACAACAACAATGTCCCATCGAAAATGGACAAATCACTGCCAGACACGAAGCTGGACTCTAAAGCGGAAAAGAGAGTACCGGGAACGTTTCAAAGGTCACCGTCCCCCTTCAAGTCCTTCTTCATCCGTATGGGTTCCACGGGGATGTTAAATTCGGCGAGGGGCAACAGGCGTTCGCAAAACAACGACGATAGACTGAAGACATGCGAAAAAGAAAATCTGTTCAGAAGCTGCAGCACCAGCCAGCTGAACACCAGCCCGACCTACGTAAAGGGCGACGATCCGTCCGAAGGAATCGATCTTCAGATCTCCAGTCGCAAGGACAAGACAGTGTCCTGCGACGATCTAGCCGGTCGTCAGAACGACGATGTATTCGACGACCATATTAGCGAGGCGTCCGCATCATTGTACCCCCTGGGGAACCCTTCGATGACGAGCTTCAGTTCCTGCGACTTCAGGCAGTCGCGAAACGAATCCCCGATGAGGAAGAGCAGCAGCTGCGACTTCAAGGAGGCAAAGAAGTCCAGCTTCCCATACGCGTTCCTCAGATCGAAACTCTCCGTCCTACCGGAGGAACGTCACAGCACGTTCGCGTCCAAGGACGAGCGACTGTTCAAGACCGCCTCCGAGGAGCACTTCCCCGCGCTGAAGATAGAGGACACGTACACCGGCACGACCACGCTGGGACGACGGCGTGTCAGGAACGGCGGCCTAGCTAGAGGCGGAGGGAACAAGTGTCAGGAGCCCTCCACCCCGAAGTCTGGCCGGAACTCGTACACGGAGTTCCGCAGGAGCTCGAGCAGGTGCGAGCAGGACAGGTACAGCTTAAACCCTGGTCACCTGGAGAGGATCGAGGACAACTTCCAGCAGGAGGACAATGGATGCTACAGCTCGTACGACAGCAGCCCTATGTCGCTAAGAGGGAACAACAGTGTTCAGCATCCTGACGCCAGCCAGGATAGAGTGGACTTTGCGGGAAGGATGAACGAGTCCAGGTTCTCAGAGACGTCTTCGTTGAACGTGGACCTCGACATGGTGGCCACGCTGAGGAACCACAGAAGGAACTCTGCGCCCAGTGGCGAGCAGAGGCTCTCCTCCCATTACGTGAGCTCGAACGAGTCGGGGTACGATAGTGACGGGCCCAGGGGGGAGTCTGCTGCTGCTTCGGAGAACGAGGGTGTGAGTTTAAAGTGCACGGACAGCTCGGATACCAGCAGCGTGGTGGATTCTGAGCTAGAGAAGCCCATCAGGAGTTCCACTCCTAGCGAGTGCCAGGAACAGGAGGCCAGCCACGAGCCCAGGACGAGGAAGAACTCTGAAACGGAGACCGCCAGATCTGGGAATCATGAACTGAACGATGGAATTGACGGGCTCAGGTGGCACCAGAGTAACTCTGGCAGAATGCTGCCCAGTATCCATCAAACGTACGACGATGCAGCGATGAACTCCCAGTTCCCAGTCTGTGGGAACGGAATGACCGCTCTGCAGAACTCTACCAAGTCCGTGGATATCTCGCCGCATCGTATGAGACTACAACAGGACAAGACGCGGTTCCTCAGCGATATTATTCAGCCACCGAAGAGGGTCAGGCGGTGCCGGGTGGTGCAGCTTCATAAGAGGGACCCTAAGGAGAACTTGGGTATTCGACTGGCGCAACAACGCTTGGGGGAGCTTCGGTATATCGTTGTGCAGTTGGAGAGCGATGGGATAGCTCACAG AGACGGCAGGCTGAGGCTCGGCGACGAGATCGTGGAGGTAGAGGGCAAGGAGCTGAGGACACTGGAGAGCCTGGAGGAGGTGCAGGACTTTCTGAAATCCTTCACGGGTAACAGGATACGTTTAATTACCGCCTACGAGGAAACTGTGCCGCAGGTGTACGTCAGCCCGCCGACATTACCTGGGGAGTTCGAGTACCTGGAGAACGCCAAGAACCTTTCGAACCTGTCGTTGATCGACGGTCAAACGAAGCAGGGCGCTCAGTCGGAGAAAACCGGCGCGGCCACCGAGGAAAGTATACAGTCGACGAAGAGGCCTGACTTTCTGCCGCTTTCCTGCTTGTCCAAGGAACGAAAGGGCGCAGAAAGCAGCCTGGAATCGACGGCGGAGACGCAGCATTACCTAACGAGGCACATCGCCAAATTCGAGAAGGGCTACGGGAAGCCCAGCCTTGGCTTCAGTGTCGTGGGTGGCAGGGACAGTCCTCGGGGTGAGATGGGGATTTTCGTCAGGAGAGTCTTCCCTGGTGGCCAGGCTGACGTCTCGAAGTCGCTGTTCCAAG GTGACGAGATAGTAAGTTTGAACGGAAAGGTTCTGCGTGGCTATACACATCAAGAAGTTATCGAACTATTTAAAGCCGTAAGAGAAGGACCTGTTGAGCTAGAAATTACAAGGAGACACag GTACCCGAAAAACGTACAAAAATCCGCGCCATGTTGA